One segment of Urocitellus parryii isolate mUroPar1 chromosome 5, mUroPar1.hap1, whole genome shotgun sequence DNA contains the following:
- the Cbx6 gene encoding chromobox protein homolog 6 isoform X1: MELSAVGERVFAAESIIKRRIRKGRIEYLVKWKGWAIKYSTWEPEENILDSRLIAAFEQKERERELYGPKKRGPKPKTFLLKARAQAEALRISDVHFSVKPSASASSPKLHSSAAVHRLKKDIRRCHRMSRRPLPRPDPQGGSPGLRPPISPFSETVRIINRKVKPREPKRNRIILNLKVIDKGPGAGAAAQGAGALARPKVPSRNRVIGKSKKFSESVLRTQIRHMKFGTFSLYKPPPAPLSPPPAGKAEGPAAPGQGLLLANPAAPYDAHSSSSSGCPSPTLQSSDPDDTPPKLLPETMSSPAPTWPEPEVLDLSIPPESAATSKRAPPDVTAAATQALPVAPEPSSAASEPEAGDWRPEMSPCSNVVVTDVTSNLLTVTIKEFCNPEDFEKVAAGVAGAVAGGGSSVVSK, translated from the exons GCACTTGGGAGCCCGAGGAGAACATCCTGGACTCGCGGCTCATTGCCGCCTTCGAGCAGAA GGAGAGGGAGCGCGAGCTGTACGGACCCAAGAAGAGGGGACCCAAACCTAAAACTTTCCTCCTGAAG GCCCGGGCGCAGGCAGAGGCTCTCCGCATCAGTGATGTGCATTTCTCTGTCAAGCCGAGCGCCAGCGCCTCCTCGCCCAAGCTGCACTCCAGCGCAGCTGTGCACCGGCTCAAGAAGGACATCCGCCGCTGCCACCGCATGTCCCGCCGCCCCCTGCCCCGCCCAGACCCCCAAGGAGGCAGCCCTGGCCTGCGCCCACCCATCTCACCCTTCTCCGAAACCGTGCGGATCATCAATCGCAAGGTGAAGCCCCGCGAGCCCAAACGGAATCGCATCATCCTCAATCTGAAGGTGATCGACAAAGGCCCTGGCGCAGGGGCTGCCGCGCAGGGCGCGGGGGCACTTGCCCGTCCCAAAGTCCCATCGAGGAACCGCGTCATAGGCAAGAGTAAGAAGTTCAGCGAGAGCGTCCTGCGCACCCAGATCCGCCACATGAAGTTCGGCACCTTCTCACTGTACAAGCCCCCGCCTGCCCCTCTGTCCCCCCCTCCTGCCGGCAAAGCCGAAGGCCCCGCCGCCCCCGGCCAGGGGCTGCTCCTGGCCAACCCTGCTGCCCCCTACGATGCCCACAGCTCCAGCTCCTCGGGCTGCCCCTCGCCCACACTGCAGTCCTCTGACCCTGATGATACGCCCCCCAAGCTGCTCCCTGAGACCATGAgctcccccgcccccacctgGCCCGAGCCAGAGGTGCTCGACCTGTCCATTCCCCCGGAGTCGGCGGCCACCAGCAAGCGGGCACCTCCTGATGTCACTGCTGCCGCCACCCAGGCACTTCCAGTGGCCCCAGAGCCTTCCAGTGCTGCCTCTGAGCCTGAGGCTGGGGATTGGCGTCCTGAGATGTCACCCTGCTCCAATGTGGTTGTCACCGATGTCACCAGCAACCTCCTGACAGTCACTATCAAGGAATTCTGCAACCCTGAGGATTTCGAGAAGGTGGCTGCTGGGGTAGCAGGCGCTGTGGCCGGAGGTGGCAGCAGTGTGGTGAGCAAGTGA
- the Cbx6 gene encoding chromobox protein homolog 6 isoform X2, with the protein MELSAVGERVFAAESIIKRRIRKGRIEYLVKWKGWAIKYSTWEPEENILDSRLIAAFEQKERERELYGPKKRGPKPKTFLLKPSASASSPKLHSSAAVHRLKKDIRRCHRMSRRPLPRPDPQGGSPGLRPPISPFSETVRIINRKVKPREPKRNRIILNLKVIDKGPGAGAAAQGAGALARPKVPSRNRVIGKSKKFSESVLRTQIRHMKFGTFSLYKPPPAPLSPPPAGKAEGPAAPGQGLLLANPAAPYDAHSSSSSGCPSPTLQSSDPDDTPPKLLPETMSSPAPTWPEPEVLDLSIPPESAATSKRAPPDVTAAATQALPVAPEPSSAASEPEAGDWRPEMSPCSNVVVTDVTSNLLTVTIKEFCNPEDFEKVAAGVAGAVAGGGSSVVSK; encoded by the exons GCACTTGGGAGCCCGAGGAGAACATCCTGGACTCGCGGCTCATTGCCGCCTTCGAGCAGAA GGAGAGGGAGCGCGAGCTGTACGGACCCAAGAAGAGGGGACCCAAACCTAAAACTTTCCTCCTGAAG CCGAGCGCCAGCGCCTCCTCGCCCAAGCTGCACTCCAGCGCAGCTGTGCACCGGCTCAAGAAGGACATCCGCCGCTGCCACCGCATGTCCCGCCGCCCCCTGCCCCGCCCAGACCCCCAAGGAGGCAGCCCTGGCCTGCGCCCACCCATCTCACCCTTCTCCGAAACCGTGCGGATCATCAATCGCAAGGTGAAGCCCCGCGAGCCCAAACGGAATCGCATCATCCTCAATCTGAAGGTGATCGACAAAGGCCCTGGCGCAGGGGCTGCCGCGCAGGGCGCGGGGGCACTTGCCCGTCCCAAAGTCCCATCGAGGAACCGCGTCATAGGCAAGAGTAAGAAGTTCAGCGAGAGCGTCCTGCGCACCCAGATCCGCCACATGAAGTTCGGCACCTTCTCACTGTACAAGCCCCCGCCTGCCCCTCTGTCCCCCCCTCCTGCCGGCAAAGCCGAAGGCCCCGCCGCCCCCGGCCAGGGGCTGCTCCTGGCCAACCCTGCTGCCCCCTACGATGCCCACAGCTCCAGCTCCTCGGGCTGCCCCTCGCCCACACTGCAGTCCTCTGACCCTGATGATACGCCCCCCAAGCTGCTCCCTGAGACCATGAgctcccccgcccccacctgGCCCGAGCCAGAGGTGCTCGACCTGTCCATTCCCCCGGAGTCGGCGGCCACCAGCAAGCGGGCACCTCCTGATGTCACTGCTGCCGCCACCCAGGCACTTCCAGTGGCCCCAGAGCCTTCCAGTGCTGCCTCTGAGCCTGAGGCTGGGGATTGGCGTCCTGAGATGTCACCCTGCTCCAATGTGGTTGTCACCGATGTCACCAGCAACCTCCTGACAGTCACTATCAAGGAATTCTGCAACCCTGAGGATTTCGAGAAGGTGGCTGCTGGGGTAGCAGGCGCTGTGGCCGGAGGTGGCAGCAGTGTGGTGAGCAAGTGA